The following coding sequences lie in one Arachis stenosperma cultivar V10309 chromosome 5, arast.V10309.gnm1.PFL2, whole genome shotgun sequence genomic window:
- the LOC130982133 gene encoding transcription factor MYB36-like → MGRAPCCDKANVKKGPWSPEEDAKLKSYIEQHGTGGNWIALPQKIGLKRCGKSCRLRWLNYLRPNIKHGSFSEEEDNIICTLYVSIGSRWSIIAAQLPGRTDNDIKNYWNTRLKKKLLAKQRKLDQPPPIAYCNSSSNSSSSSSVPQLVVPPAPPSIHDYDFTSLVSSFPQQHHLYPPPNMYHHQQGFESLIDDELSHLMACVVSNQQMEVQQGFYGSTTSTESTTTTSWGPDMTSLVNYSSPPPPPPLLYQDDASPASRYFGMQML, encoded by the exons atgggaAGAGCACCTTGCTGTGACAAAGCGAACGTGAAGAAAGGGCCATGGTCGCCTGAAGAAGACGCGAAACTCAAGTCTTACATCGAGCAGCACGGCACCGGAGGCAACTGGATCGCCCTCCCTCAGAAGatag GGCTTAAGAGATGCGGGAAAAGCTGTCGTCTAAGATGGCTGAATTATCTTCGGCCAAACATCAAACACGGTAGtttctcagaagaagaagacaaCATCATCTGCACCCTGTATGTTAGTATTGGAAGCAGGTGGTCTATTATAGCAGCACAGTTACCAGGGCGCACAGACAATGACATCAAGAACTACTGGAACACCAGGCTCAAGAAGAAGCTCCTTGCAAAGCAAAGGAAACTAGACCAACCTCCTCCTATTGCTTATTGCAATTCCTcttctaattcttcttcttcttcttcagttCCACAACTAGTAGTACCACCTGCACCGCCTTCCATCCACGACTACGATTTCACCTCCCTCGTATCCTCCTTCCCACAGCAACACCACCTTTATCCACCGCCAAATATGTATCACCATCAGCAAGGCTTTGAAAGCTTGATAGATGATGAATTGAGCCATCTCATGGCGTGTGTAGTGAGTAATCAACAAATGGAAGTGCAGCAGGGTTTTTATGGCAGCACGACTTCAACAGAGAGCACTACTACTACTAGTTGGGGACCTGATATGACCTCTCTCGTTAACTActcatcaccaccaccaccaccacctttGCTTTATCAAGATGACGCTTCACCTGCTTCTAGGTACTTTGGAATGCAAATGCTATAa